A genome region from Candidatus Poribacteria bacterium includes the following:
- a CDS encoding CRTAC1 family protein, whose product MDALAFNTILKRDRFYRRRVLECTPSIAIITCLVFFFSHISFPALPAESPLHFADVTDSAGINFTHANGATGEFHLPETLGAGGAFLDYDNDGNLDLYLVNSAAPSALFRNNGDGTFTDVTASAKVNNRGSYGHGVACGDVDNDGYVDIYVTNFRANRLYHNNGDGTFRDITAQAGVGDTRWSSSATFFDYDGDGYLDLYVVNYVNYRLDGSAPICLENPVFRETEKVRGYCHPKHFEGSPDRLYRNNGDGTFTDTTDVANIRDPGGMFLGKGLGVVAADFDTDGNPDLYVANDDTPNYLFYNKGDGTFAEIAILTGCAYSADGVAQAGMGVDARDYNGDGYLDLFVTNFSYETNTLYRNNGDGTFTDVSYKAGLGEESYLFLGFGTGFFDPDNNGSLDIFVANGHIFPTVEQTTDVLSYKQPNQLYWNQDDGTFVEMQFEGQDSVSRGTLFGDYDNDGDTDLLVTQLNGKVALLRNENRTANNYLRLKLIGTRSNRDGIGARVTLTLGAESQTREVRRGYSYLSSNDPRLLFGLGARTLVDKLQIRWQSGVVQTLGNLAVNQEFVVTEPLLDN is encoded by the coding sequence ATGGATGCACTCGCGTTTAATACCATTTTGAAGCGTGATAGGTTCTACCGCCGCCGTGTTTTAGAATGTACCCCGTCAATCGCGATCATAACGTGTCTCGTCTTCTTTTTTTCCCACATTTCATTTCCCGCGCTACCCGCAGAATCTCCTCTCCATTTCGCAGATGTCACCGATAGTGCCGGTATCAACTTTACGCACGCCAACGGGGCGACAGGTGAGTTTCACCTGCCTGAGACCCTCGGTGCCGGTGGTGCATTCCTCGATTATGATAATGATGGTAACCTTGATCTTTATCTCGTCAATAGTGCCGCTCCAAGCGCGCTTTTCCGAAATAACGGCGACGGCACTTTCACGGATGTTACTGCGTCCGCTAAAGTCAACAATCGGGGGAGCTATGGACACGGTGTCGCTTGCGGAGATGTCGACAATGACGGTTACGTGGACATTTATGTAACCAATTTTCGTGCGAACCGGCTGTATCATAACAACGGCGACGGGACTTTCAGGGATATTACCGCTCAAGCAGGTGTAGGTGATACCCGTTGGAGCAGTAGCGCGACTTTCTTCGATTACGACGGCGATGGCTATCTCGATCTCTACGTCGTTAACTACGTCAACTACAGATTAGATGGATCCGCGCCTATCTGTTTGGAAAATCCGGTATTCCGTGAAACCGAGAAGGTTCGTGGTTATTGTCACCCGAAGCACTTTGAAGGATCACCCGATAGACTCTACCGAAACAACGGCGACGGCACTTTTACCGATACTACAGATGTCGCCAATATTCGGGATCCGGGGGGCATGTTTCTTGGTAAAGGATTAGGGGTTGTTGCGGCAGACTTTGATACTGACGGCAATCCCGACCTTTACGTCGCTAACGATGACACGCCGAATTATCTCTTCTACAACAAAGGGGATGGGACGTTTGCCGAAATTGCTATCCTCACAGGTTGTGCTTACAGCGCGGACGGCGTAGCCCAAGCCGGTATGGGTGTTGATGCGAGAGATTACAACGGCGATGGATATCTTGATCTCTTCGTCACCAATTTCTCCTACGAGACAAACACCCTCTATCGGAATAACGGAGACGGGACGTTTACCGATGTCAGTTATAAGGCGGGGCTCGGTGAAGAAAGTTACCTCTTTTTAGGGTTCGGAACCGGATTCTTCGATCCTGATAACAATGGCTCCCTTGATATTTTTGTCGCGAACGGTCATATCTTCCCAACTGTTGAGCAGACCACAGATGTTCTCTCATACAAACAACCGAATCAACTCTACTGGAACCAAGACGATGGGACGTTTGTCGAGATGCAATTTGAAGGTCAGGATTCCGTCAGTCGTGGGACTCTTTTCGGTGATTATGACAACGACGGCGACACAGACCTTCTTGTCACGCAGTTGAATGGGAAAGTGGCACTCCTCCGAAACGAGAACCGGACTGCCAACAACTATCTGCGTCTCAAACTGATCGGTACCCGAAGCAATCGTGATGGTATCGGAGCCCGCGTTACATTGACACTCGGGGCTGAATCCCAAACGCGTGAAGTTCGCCGAGGATACAGTTATCTCAGTAGCAACGATCCAAGGTTGCTCTTTGGACTTGGCGCGCGGACGCTTGTAGATAAACTTCAGATTCGCTGGCAAAGTGGTGTTGTGCAGACATTGGGAAACCTCGCCGTGAATCAGGAATTCGTAGTGACCGAACCTCTTTTAGATAATTAA
- a CDS encoding ADP-ribosylglycohydrolase family protein, translated as MLGAIIGDIVGSIYEPKDRRIKTKDFPFFGEDCRFTDDSVCTTAVADALLHNLPPAETMRKWGKRYPKCGFSQIFKNWIYAEADAPNCTFRNGAAMRVSPAAFLNRDDLDAALVAADNVTVISHDHPEGIKGARATTHAIYLAFRGEGPTGIRKVITAEYGYDLTQTVDNIRPAYDFDMTCQGTVPQAVTCALESEGYEDAVRNAVSLGGDSDTLGSIAGGIAEALHGIPDEIKEESKVRYLAKAPDMLEIISEMYRTSDGREN; from the coding sequence ATGCTGGGTGCGATTATCGGAGACATTGTTGGATCAATCTACGAGCCGAAGGATCGTCGGATTAAAACCAAAGACTTTCCTTTTTTCGGTGAGGACTGCCGTTTCACAGATGATTCGGTCTGCACGACTGCTGTCGCCGACGCGCTTTTACACAATCTTCCACCAGCCGAGACAATGCGGAAGTGGGGAAAGCGGTATCCGAAGTGCGGTTTCAGTCAGATATTTAAAAACTGGATTTACGCTGAGGCGGATGCACCCAACTGCACTTTTCGCAACGGTGCGGCGATGCGCGTCTCACCCGCGGCGTTTCTGAACCGAGATGATTTGGATGCGGCACTCGTCGCTGCTGACAACGTAACCGTTATCAGCCACGATCATCCTGAAGGGATAAAAGGCGCGCGGGCAACAACCCACGCCATCTATCTCGCCTTCCGAGGCGAAGGTCCTACAGGCATTCGCAAGGTTATCACTGCCGAGTACGGCTACGATCTGACACAAACGGTGGACAACATCCGTCCCGCTTATGATTTCGATATGACGTGTCAAGGCACAGTCCCACAAGCCGTCACGTGTGCTTTAGAATCAGAAGGTTATGAAGACGCAGTGCGCAACGCCGTCTCTCTCGGTGGTGATTCCGATACCCTCGGTTCGATTGCGGGTGGTATCGCAGAAGCACTACACGGTATCCCCGACGAAATTAAAGAAGAGTCAAAAGTCCGCTATCTCGCCAAAGCACCCGACATGCTTGAAATCATCTCGGAGATGTATCGAACATCGGATGGAAGGGAAAATTAA